The Oncorhynchus keta strain PuntledgeMale-10-30-2019 chromosome 28, Oket_V2, whole genome shotgun sequence DNA segment acccccacattcataccctctgcactcttccactatgaacacccccacattcataccctctgcactcctccactatgaacacccccacattcataccctctgcactcctccactatgaacacccccacattcataccctctgcactcctccactatgaacacccccacattcataccctctgcactcctccactatgaacacccccacattcataccctctgcactcctccactatgaacacccccacattcataccctctgcactcctccactatgaacaccccccacattcataccctctgcactcctccactatgaacaccccccacattcataccctctgcactcctccactatgaacaccccccacattcataccctctgccctcctccactGGACAATAATACAGATTATTGCAAATCCTCTGTAGATGACTGGGTTCTTTCTTGTATGAAGTTGCTGTtaaattgctctgccattattagtattagtattattgtATGAGGTATTCTTGTTGGGGTTACCCCTGTGCTTTGATGTGGGTTTTATATGGTGTgtattctcttttctctccactggctatctggtaaacaggctacactctaggcagtctcttctgctgatgtgtgtgggtctggtagtggtactctctctattctactcttttcctttcggcatggttaataaatcaaatcaaatccaattttatttgtcacatacacatggttagcagatgttaatgcgagtgtagcgaaatgcttgtgcttctagttccgacaatgcagtaataaccaacaagtaatctaactaacaattccaaaactactgtcttatacagtgtaaggggataaagaatatgtacataaggatatatgaatgagtgatggtacagagcagcatttggcaagatacagtagatggcgtcgagtacagtatatacatgagatgggtatgtaaacaaagtggcatagttaaagtggctagtgatacctgtattacataaggatgcagttgatgatatagagtacagtatatacgtatgcatatgagatgaataatgtagggtaagtaacattatataaggtagcattgtttaaagtggctagtgatatatttacatcatttcccatcaattcccattattaaagtggctggagttgagtcagtgtcagtgtgttggcacgtctggcactgcaggatttaagtccctggcggcgtagtgtgttactgatggtaggctttgttactttggtcccagctttttgcaggtcattcactaggtccccccgtgtggttctgggatttttgctcaccgttcttgtgataattttgaccccacggggtgagatcttgcgtggagccccagatcgagggagattatcagtggtcttgtatgtcttccgtttcctaataattgctccaacagttgatttcttcaaaccaagctgcttacctattgcatattcagtcttcccagcctggtgcaggtctacaattttgtttctggtgtcctttgacagcactttggtcttggccatagtggagtttggaatgtgactgtttgaggttgtggacaggtgtcttttatactgataacaagttcaaacaggtgccattaatacaggtaacgagtggaggacagaggagcctcttaaagaagaagttacaggtctgtgagagccagaaatattgctggtttgtaggtgaccaaatacttattttccaccataatttgcaaataaattaattaaaaatcctacaatgtgattttctggatttttttctcattctgtctgtcatagttggtgtacctatgatgaaaattacaggcctctcatctttaagtgggagaacttgcacaattggtggctgactaaatacttttttgccccactgtagctgacGTTGTAGCGGTATTGTTAGAGGGGTAAAACATTCAAATTGTTGTGGGAAAAGATGCTGTGGCAAAAGGCAGGTATTAACCTGCCGAAAGGAAAAGAGTAGGATAAAGTACCACTACCAGAAACACACATCAGTAGAAGAGACTGACTAGAGCGTAGActtttggccagatagccagtggagacaaGAGcatagcctgttggccagatagccagtggagactagagcatagcctgttggccagatagccagtggagactagagcgTAGCcttttggccagatagccagtggagactagagcgTAGCcttttggccagatagccagtggagactagagtgtagcctgttggccagatagccagtggagactagagtgtagcctgttggccagatagccagtggagactagagcgtagcctgttggccagatagccagtggagactagagcgTAGCCTGTtgaccagatagccagtggagactagagcgTAGCCTGTtgaccagatagccagtggagactagagctTAGCCTGTTGGCCAGAGGAGACTAGAacgtagcctgttggccagaggagactagtctagcctgttggccagagccagtggagactagtctagcctgttggccagagccagtggagactagagcgTAGCcggttggccagatagccagtggagactagagcgTAGCcggttggccagatagccagtggagactagagcttagcctgttggccagaggagactagtctagcctgttggccagagccagtggagactagagcgTAGCcggttggccagatagccagtggagactagagcgtagcctgttggccagatagccagtggagactagagcgtagcctgttggccagaggAGACTAGAGcatagcctgttggccagatatccagtggagagaaaagagaagacacacaatatcaaacacatgtcaCAGCACAGGGGTAACCCAACCAATAATACCTCATACAATAATAATGCCAAAGCAATTGAACAACTGACAATGATTTTTTGCAATAttctgtattacctcccagtggAGGAGTGCAGGGGGTATGAATGGGTGTGGGTGGGTATGTctgagtgtgtgggggggggggaattCATAGACAATACAAAGGCCTCAAAATGTCAAAAACTCTTCTCGGCGAAATGTAAATAGTCCCACACAAAGTCAATAAGTTCAAACAACAATAAATAATAACTCACGCAAACTCCCTTTGACTAAAATGTCACACCAAATAGAACTGGCAGGGGACTAATAGTCCAGCGACACTGAACATCAAAAAGAGCGCATAGGGAAAAAAAGAACATCTGCTGCAGTGAAAAGCACTGGAGATAGAGGGAAAATGAGAGCTGTTGACTGCAGGCTTGCAGTGTGTCCGTCTGATACAGCTGATGGTTTGTTGCTTTGTTTTTCAAAACATCGCTAAAAACTTTGCTACTACTCCAGTCAAACAATGACAGGAGCTAAAAATAAACAAGAGTGGCACACCCTGTCAAACTGCCGCGCCAACCGAGAGCCAAAAGAGCCATCTTCATTTCCTCCTTCCTGACTACTGATACGCCCTTAAAGTGGCAGCGCAGGGTGAAGGCTCCATGCAGGATTAAGCCACAATGTATATaatgttgagtcatctgcatacatagacacacaggctttactcaTGCCTgtggcaggtcattagtaaagattgaccAAAGTAAGGGGCCttgacagctgccctggggaatgcctgattctacctggattatgttggagatgCTACCATTAAATAAccccctctgtgttctgttagacaggtaactctcaaTCCACAGTATAGCAGGAGGTGTAATGCaataacatatacagtaccagtcaaaagtttggacacacctactcattcaagggtttttattcatttgtactattttccacattgtacaacaatagtgaacacatcaaaactatgaaataacacatatggaatcatatagtaaccaaaaaagtgttaaacaaatctaaatatattttagattcttcaaagtagccaccctttgccttgatgactgtcACGATTTTGGAAATAAGCGGACCAAGGTGTAGCGTGAATtgagttccacatcttttaatTACCAAATTGAAACAAAATTTACAAAGACCGTGACAACGTAGTGCCCAAACacactaacagaaacaatatcccacaaacacaggtgggaaaaatagctacttaaatttgatccccaattagagacaacgattaccagctgcctctaattgggaatcatacaaagcACCAACATAGAAATTATAAACTAGAATACCCCTTAGTCAACGCCCTGaactactacaccatagagaaacaagggctctctatggtcagggcgtgacaatgacagctttgcacactcttggcattctctcaaccagcttcacttggaatgcttttccaacagtcttgaaggagttcccacatatgctgagtactttttggctgcttttccttcactctgtggtccaactcatcccaaaccatctcaattagggtGATGTCAGGTGatcgtggaggccaggtcatctgatgcagcactccatcactatccttcttggtcaaatagccctttcacagcctggaggtgtgttttgggtcattgtcctgttgaaaagcatatgatagtcccactaagctcaaaccagatgaaATGGCGTatttctgcagaatgctgtggtagccatgctggtaagtgtgccttgaattctaaataaatcactgacggtgtcagcagcaaagcacccccacaccatcacacctcctcctccatgctaaatggtgggaaccacacatgcaaaggtcatccgttcacctacattgcatctcacaaagacacggcgattggaaccaaacatcacaaatttggactcatcagaccaaaggacagatttccaccagtctaatgtccgttcctcatgttttttggcccaagcaagtctcttcttattatcggtgtcctttagtagtgttttctttgcagcaattcgaccatgaaggcctgattcacgcagtctcctctgaacagttgatgttgagatgtgtctgttacttgaactctgtgaagcatttatttgggattcaatttctgaggctggtaactctaatgaacttatcctctgcagcagaggtaactctgggtcttcctttcctgtggcggtcctcaggagagacagtttcatcatagcgcttgatggtttttgcaactgcacttgaagaaacttttccagattgactgaccttcatgtcttaatgtcctttttctttgcttatttgagctgttcttgccataatatggactttgtgtTTTTCcaaatagggctttcttctgtataccaccccaaccacaacacaactgattgattGGCTCaagcgcattaagaaggaaaggaattccaaaaatgaacttttaacaaggcacacctgtgaatcgaaaagcattccaggtgactattaCATCAaatcaatgtaaattgtccagtggcgattttatgaattgttcagcaatcttatggcttggggctggttgagagaatgccaagagtgtgcaaagctgtcatcaacgcaaaggatggctactttgaagaatatcaaatatatttggatttgtttaacacttttttgctttactacatgattgcatatgtgttatttcataatgttgatgtcttcactattattgtacaatgtagaacatagtaaaaataaagaaaaaccctggaatgagaaggtgtcaaattttgactggtactttagcTCCGTTCTTGTGTGTTTTATTTGAATCCTCGTGCtactatttgtatttattttttaactgcaTCATCGGGAAGGGCTCGTTAGTTACACCCATTGTATTCACCGCATGTgacaaaataacatttgatttagtGCTATTTGATATTTCTCACttaaacaataaatgtacaattCCCACAAAATAATCTCACGAGTTAAAGGATCTTctgtgtttttttcttcttcttttcatAATAGCTGCCGTCGTCACGGCTGCTATCACAGCGAGTACCCCCACCACCACAGCAAATATTAATGTAGCTATAGGTGAGATTTGTGGTCCACATTCAGAGTCGGACCAATGAGTTCCAGATTTAATTTGCTGAAGCTTCAAGGTATCACATCTATAATAGGAGAAATAGACTCTGTAAATTGACAATGCGGTCATCCAACATTCAGCTTTACATTTCTATGTTAATATTGTAGTATTTAGATGATATTTTGAGGGAAATAACCATTGTACATGAGCCacacttactgtgtgtgtgtctggcagcATGTAAATGATCCATTTGAATAGGTGTCACCAGTACAGTCAGAACACACAGTATCTGTAGATGTTGTTCCTGCACCAACACAGGGTGTAACTCATTAAGGATCCTGACTTGAGATGTGCTTAACTCATGATTGAATAAATCATGTACTGATGTCATAGGAAAATTTACATGAAGACCAACCTGTGTGGCTGATGTATTGACCAGGTTTACAGCTGCTGTGTCTCTGGGCTGCTCTACAACCATCCTTAGTTGGGTCTAGACAGTAGAACCCCTCCAGTGTCCCACAGACAGTGTCTGATGAAGGTGTACATGACTGCTTTACCTTCAAACCCAAACCTAGAGAGAAAACATGGCATCTATTATCTGATGCAGATTACAACTGACATATCCTCATAGCATAACAGCATAGAGTAACATATCAGTGTTTGTGTCTGGGTTTCAGTGCAGACACACAGCACCACTCTTACCTGGATCACAGTTGGTACACACTTTGCATTTAATGAGACCATTGGGCTCATCAAGGAAAGTAGCATCAACACAGGGCATACAGTTGGTGCTGGTGAATTCAGTACAATGCTTATATACATGATTTCCTGGTGAAGAGAGAATCACAATGTCATGTTTTTCTGTTAGTGTTGATGATGTATTAACGTCTGGTGATTCAGATGATGTAAAGAGAGGGTCCTTACCTGGTGAACACATGGGACAGCATTCATCCCCTATTCTGTACTCAGCTCTACCACATGCAATACAGCTGGATATCTGGAAATGGAGAACAGAATTCTAACCCAAATATTCACATTTGAAATGAAATTATTATATGGGACAATTTCAAATAGGCGTTTGTGAGTGTGGTGGCGCACCCTGGTGTGTTTTTAGTCATTCTTTAAAGGTGTGACACCAAGCCCTAGCTAACCTAggtcagcgtttcccaaactcggtcctggggacccaaaagggtgcacgttttggttgtCGCCCTAGCACTACATAGCTGACTCAAATAACCAAAGCTTGACGATGAGTTCATTatctgaatcagctgtgtagtgctagggcacaAAGCAAAACTTACACCCCTTGGGTTCCTCAGGACCGAATTTGGGAAACACTGACCTAGGTTAGTGGACAAAAATTCAGTCAATAAATGTGAAAATGTACTTCTCTCCACCAGTTTATTTTACGAGGTTTCAGTCAAATGGACAGAACTAGTAGGATAATAATAACTGATTTATATTTAATGGAGGAAATATTTACATTTGATAATTGTTTTTTAAACACGCCAAGCCACAACATGTGCAAATCAGAAACATTTTACTTACAGTCCACAAGCTTTCAAACTGTGCCATGGTTCCTCAATCCTCTCCAACTCACTGGAAGACCCACACACTGGATTTGTGAAGTTCTTTGAGTTTTGAAGAATCGAGATGAACTGACCTGTAGACTTAATGTAAATATAATCCTTTCAGTTTGTAAATCATGATTTCTTGCTGAATTGaatcagtaaaaaaaaaacgaaCTGTAATAAGAGGGTTAACTGTGTGAAACAGGTAAATAGTTATTAGAGAATGCTGCCATCTTGGCCACTCTATACAGCTACGACCGGAAGTGATTTTTGTAGCAGGTTTGGAGAGCattttccctaaccttaacctaactctcctaacctgctgtgtaagtTCTTCTAACGGCCCGTGCAATCCAGGATCCTTGAGACATCACTACCCCATTGATCTGGGGAATTTGGCTTGCTTTCTTTTCCTCAACTTGATAATGGGTGTGAGCAGCATCATCGTTATCTGGTTCACTGTCTGCTCTGTCTAGCATCATCCTACTTGGGAATGAATAGACTCATTAGACACATATAGGGAACACATATTATGAACTCATTTGCGGTTAAGTGTGTATGTAGACATAATTAGGATTATTGTGTCATGTCATAAGTGTTGCCGCTACCCTAGTGTTAATTACTATTACATATGAACATTTTTTTCTGAATAAATGCCTAATATGTTACCATTGGCTCATAAAACATTATAAAAAGCCTAACTATTTATTTAGTAAATTAGTGCCTGgctgtcatcaaatcaaatcagtttATTGGTCACTTGCCCAGAATACAGGATGTAAAcgttgcagtgaaatgcttactcacaggCTATCCTCAACAGCGcaatacacatgtactgtacaacAAAACACAGCCAAGTACtagaaaaatattttaaaaataagtATTAAAAGTACTAGGAATATATACAATAGAAATATGCTGGGATCTGCAATAAAGtgaatagtagcagcagcagtattgaccgtgtgtgtcagtgttcattttttaaatatatatatatatatatatatatacacacacacatatatacagagATATTTGAATAGGATTGTAAGGGATCTCGTCCtactcttctgaggaggagtagcgagaaggatctgaggaccaaaacgcagcgtggtaagtgtccataatttaATGAAGCaaaaatgaacactgaacaaaaacaataaacaacaaacgAACAGTCCCGTAAGGCGAGTgacaaaacactaaacaggaaataaaCACCGACGAaacccaggtgggaaaaggctacctaaatatgattctcaatcagagacaactaacgacacctgcctctgattgagaaccatactaggccgaacacaaaaaccaacatagaaaaacaaacagactgcccaccccaactcacgccctgaccatactaaaacaaacagactgcccaccccaactcacgccctgaccatactaaaacaaacagactgcccaccccaactcacaccctgaccatactaaaacaaacagactgcccaccccaactcacaccctgaccatactaaaacaaacagactgcccaccccaactcacaccctgaccatactaaaacaaacagactgcccaccccaactcacgccctgaccaaactaaaacaaacagactgcccaccccaactcacaccctgaccatactaaaacaaacagactgcccaccccaactcacgccctgaccaaactaaaacaaacagactgcccacccaactcacgccctgaccatactaaaacaaacagactgcccaccccaactcacaccctgaccatactaaaacaaacagactgcccaccccaactcacgccctgaccatactaaaacaaacagactgcccaccccaactcacgccctgaccatactaaaacaaacagactgcccaccccaactcacaccctgaccatactaaaacaaagacaaaacaaaggaactaaggtcaaaCGTGACAAGGATACATATTGCctaccatttgtattttataGTTATGTCTTTGTCTATTCAATCTGATCAAACATAGGCCTGTGACATTGCACCAAATTCGTGTCTCAAAAACATCTAATCTTCGCTTCAGAAGGTTATTGTTTTTTGTCATGAatgttgttctggaggcagctctgcagagcgGTCCCTAgttggcacagccacaaagtcataaaatatCATTTTAAACCTATCCTTAAcaacactgctaaccctaatgcctaactctaaccttaaattaagacccaAAAGTTATTTTTCGTCTAAATGCTTTTTTATTTGACAaaatagccaattttgactttgcagctggcctattGTAAGGGGGAAACGCTCaattctgcctccaggacaagactcatgacTAATGATCCTCTATTTAGGCAGCGCACATGGCAATAGGCCTAGCTGATTAATGAGTTTcagctgtcagtgaaaagcatctaAAATGTTTGACAATAATGTGTCAGTATAATTTTAAATGTTGAGACAAGAAGAAGCAGAGGGGTTTGTGGAGAAGATAtttctccagaatgcatgcactcagctctcaGAAGGTGCTCCACTGTCCCCTGACAATTGCTGAACATTCATTGtgtcattgtgtgaattgtttgttCTTTGTTTATTTTGATCAATTCTTCATTACATATGTAACCAGTAGGCTAGTAAATGTACTGTTCATCCCCGTCATTTGGTTACATTAATTACTGTTAATGCATGCATTACAGTCATTTACCGTTCTCATTCTCGGGGTGGATACATTGTTTGCAGAGTTCACaacctgctacacttgtgagaaacacgtTGTGGTTAATTTCATAATTTAGGAGTTTTGTCAGTGTTTTCGTTGTCTTTTGTTTAGAGTGCTCCATGTTAGCAATGAGCATGTGTGGTTTGTCTGTCCTGATAACGTTGAGGAGCACGTGCACCTGAGCAACCTCCtgagttgatacaatgttgcacttCACTAGAGATAGAAAAGGGAGGCACACCAGCAGAGTAGAGATTAATGCGATTGAAAGAACCAGAATttaatcaggatattttctagtgtttttatttgttggcctTAGGCCTATGTATTTTACAGTTAACGATGGAAGTTATATGCTGCATTGGCCTATAGGCTCTCTCTGAGTTCCATGCACTAGTGTCTTTAGCCGCCAATGGACCATGGTGTATCAATTTCCAGTTCTAAATtggtttaggacctatttaaccAGTCTAGAGTTGTTTGTCACCTGTGGTGAACATAACCAGAGAAAATACATATCACATGTGGCATTCCACAAGATTCGATTTTGGGtccggtactgttcagtttacagttgaagtcggaagtttacataaactagttttaatgactccaaccactccacaaatgtcttgttaacaaactatagtttggcaagttggttaggacatctacttttgtAACGTTCTGAGTGTAGTGggtgagaagtcaggcgcaggaagcagagagttcaggggagTGCTACTTTAATGCaaaacggcgaacataagccaaccccaCGAAAACACAGGGTGTAGAGTCGTGacaactttgtgcatgacacaagtcattttccaacaattgtttacagacagattatttcacttatatttcactgtatcacaattccagtgggtcagaagtttacaaacactaagttgacagtgcctttaaacagcttggaaatttcagaaaattatgtcatggcttttagaagcttctgataggttaattcaCTGGCAACAAAGAtaaaacaccaggtaaaaaaCCTAGGTGTCATTTTAGATTCAGAATTTATTTACGAATCAcacattaggaatgtgaccaaaatagCCTTTACCACCTTAGTGTgaattggctagctagttagcggtgg contains these protein-coding regions:
- the LOC118360618 gene encoding tumor necrosis factor receptor superfamily member 14-like isoform X2, giving the protein MAQFESLWTISSCIACGRAEYRIGDECCPMCSPGNHVYKHCTEFTSTNCMPCVDATFLDEPNGLIKCKVCTNCDPGLGLKVKQSCTPSSDTVCGTLEGFYCLDPTKDGCRAAQRHSSCKPGQYISHTDVIP
- the LOC118360618 gene encoding tumor necrosis factor receptor superfamily member 14-like isoform X1, with amino-acid sequence MAQFESLWTISSCIACGRAEYRIGDECCPMCSPGNHVYKHCTEFTSTNCMPCVDATFLDEPNGLIKCKVCTNCDPGLGLKVKQSCTPSSDTVCGTLEGFYCLDPTKDGCRAAQRHSSCKPGQYISHTGTTSTDTVCSDCTGDTYSNGSFTCCQTHTQCDTLKLQQIKSGTHWSDSECGPQISPIATLIFAVVVGVLAVIAAVTTAAIMKRRRKKHRRSFNS